From a region of the Streptomyces sp. NBC_01454 genome:
- a CDS encoding 2-hydroxyacid dehydrogenase yields MTPTTDPAAATWAQPVKNVLAVVSPHVGGRTAGAALTGLFPGQARVTVVETADEDPTALRDAQILITGLSPVTAAHLAAAPDLELVQCASHGFDYVDLDAARARGIPVCTIGSSGAEKQNVAEQTFALMLALAKQLVPAHTALVAADWALPRLQQSLTELSGKTLGIIGLGQIGAEVARRAVAFDMDIVYAGPRPLAPEAEARFGGARHLSVDELLRTADYISLHAPLTEHTRHLLDAERLALLKPTAFVINTARGALIDQDALADALEAGALAGAGLDVFDPEPPTAALRLLKAPNVVLSPHVAGVTRETLVRIALAAVQNVIDHLAGKPLRDVVS; encoded by the coding sequence ATGACGCCCACGACTGATCCGGCCGCCGCCACCTGGGCGCAGCCCGTGAAGAACGTCCTCGCCGTCGTCTCCCCGCACGTGGGCGGGCGCACCGCCGGTGCCGCGCTGACCGGCCTCTTCCCCGGGCAGGCCCGGGTCACCGTCGTCGAAACGGCCGATGAGGACCCCACGGCCCTGCGCGACGCCCAGATCCTGATCACCGGGCTGAGTCCGGTCACCGCCGCCCACCTCGCCGCGGCACCGGACCTGGAACTCGTCCAGTGCGCCAGCCACGGCTTCGACTACGTCGATCTGGACGCGGCCCGGGCGCGCGGCATCCCGGTCTGCACCATCGGCTCCAGCGGCGCCGAGAAGCAGAACGTGGCCGAGCAGACCTTCGCCCTGATGCTCGCCCTGGCCAAACAGCTGGTCCCCGCACACACCGCGCTGGTGGCGGCCGACTGGGCGCTGCCCCGCCTCCAGCAGTCCCTCACCGAGCTGTCCGGCAAGACCCTCGGCATCATCGGACTCGGCCAGATCGGTGCGGAGGTGGCCCGGCGCGCGGTCGCGTTCGACATGGACATCGTCTATGCCGGGCCGAGGCCGCTCGCCCCCGAGGCCGAGGCCCGGTTCGGCGGCGCCCGCCATCTGAGCGTCGACGAACTGCTGCGCACCGCCGACTACATCAGCCTGCACGCCCCGCTCACCGAGCACACCCGCCACCTTCTCGACGCGGAGCGCCTCGCCCTCCTCAAGCCGACCGCGTTCGTCATCAACACCGCCCGCGGCGCCCTCATCGACCAGGACGCCCTCGCGGACGCGCTGGAGGCCGGTGCCCTCGCCGGCGCCGGTCTCGACGTCTTCGACCCCGAGCCGCCCACGGCTGCCCTGCGTCTGCTCAAGGCCCCGAACGTGGTCCTCTCCCCGCATGTCGCGGGCGTCACCCGCGAGACGCTGGTGCGCATCGCACTGGCCGCCGTGCAGAACGTCATCGACCATCTGGCGGGCAAGCCGCTGCGGGACGTCGTCTCCTGA
- a CDS encoding MFS transporter: protein MEPRGRTRWAIGGLLAGGIVVNFLDRTAISVASSSIAADFGLDLQQLGVVLSAFTWSYCLVQLPAGMLVDLLGVSRLTRVASALWAVAGLLTAVAGGVGPLIVARLLLGVAEGPSMVGASKATAAWFPLGERGMATAMFDGATKLANMVAFPVLAFVMSEWGWRAGFLFTAAVSVLFTAVWWWGYRDPSALRSLRPAERDFILQGGARDTDRGGARQFRTALRSGRIWILCCGFACYGYTINIVLTWMPEFLQRQFHVRLLQSGLYSMIPWAVATVAELAFGGWLVDRLVRRGRQPWRVRRTVLTCGLVLGATIGAAGSAASPALAVCWMSASLAGLAVAAPVAWSLPGLLAPPGTVGAVSGLMNFLNTAATAGGVLLTGWLAQVTGSFDAPFVCAVAVLAVGVALYWWALYPSPVPDAAPPARQLDRV from the coding sequence GTGGAACCCCGTGGACGCACCCGTTGGGCGATCGGCGGACTGCTGGCCGGCGGCATCGTCGTCAACTTCCTCGATCGCACGGCGATATCGGTGGCGAGCTCCTCGATCGCCGCTGACTTCGGGCTGGATCTCCAGCAACTCGGGGTGGTGCTGTCCGCCTTCACCTGGTCGTACTGCCTGGTCCAGTTACCCGCCGGCATGCTGGTGGACCTGCTGGGTGTCTCCCGGCTCACCCGGGTCGCCTCCGCGCTCTGGGCCGTTGCCGGCCTGCTGACCGCGGTGGCCGGCGGGGTCGGCCCGCTCATCGTGGCCCGGCTGCTGCTCGGGGTGGCCGAAGGGCCGTCGATGGTCGGCGCCTCCAAGGCGACCGCTGCCTGGTTCCCCCTCGGTGAGCGCGGGATGGCGACGGCGATGTTCGACGGAGCCACCAAGCTGGCCAACATGGTGGCGTTCCCGGTGCTGGCGTTCGTGATGAGCGAGTGGGGCTGGCGGGCCGGCTTCCTGTTCACCGCCGCGGTCAGTGTGCTGTTCACGGCCGTGTGGTGGTGGGGCTACCGGGACCCGTCCGCGCTGCGCTCCCTGCGTCCGGCCGAGCGGGACTTCATCCTCCAGGGCGGGGCACGGGACACCGACCGGGGCGGCGCCCGGCAGTTCCGCACGGCCCTGCGCTCGGGCAGGATCTGGATCCTGTGCTGCGGCTTCGCCTGTTACGGCTACACCATCAACATCGTGCTGACCTGGATGCCCGAGTTCCTCCAGCGGCAGTTCCATGTGCGGCTGTTGCAGTCCGGCCTCTACTCGATGATTCCGTGGGCGGTGGCCACGGTGGCCGAACTGGCCTTCGGCGGCTGGCTGGTGGACCGGCTGGTGCGCCGGGGCCGTCAGCCGTGGCGGGTGCGCCGAACCGTGCTGACCTGCGGGCTGGTACTCGGCGCGACGATCGGCGCCGCGGGGAGCGCGGCATCGCCGGCCCTCGCGGTGTGCTGGATGTCCGCCTCCCTCGCCGGGCTGGCGGTCGCCGCGCCCGTCGCCTGGAGCCTGCCCGGTCTGCTCGCGCCGCCGGGGACGGTGGGAGCGGTCAGCGGACTGATGAACTTCCTCAATACGGCGGCCACCGCCGGCGGCGTGCTGCTCACCGGTTGGCTGGCGCAGGTGACCGGATCCTTCGATGCGCCCTTCGTGTGCGCGGTCGCCGTCCTGGCCGTCGGCGTCGCGCTCTACTGGTGGGCGCTGTACCCGTCCCCGGTGCCGGACGCGGCCCCGCCGGCCCGGCAGCTGGACCGCGTCTGA
- a CDS encoding UDP-N-acetylmuramate dehydrogenase yields MPLRHGLSAGPAPPAAHPPPGPPLTRNGIQEKQDPMRVTHAVPLAPMTTLGIGGPAAALMELHDPADFPEFVALADALPGAPVCLGEGSNVLVSDAGCDGAVLRMSTKGVRMTGSTADGRVLVEVQAGHLLSDLVDMTIAEGLTGMEMLVGIPGTTGATPVQNVGAYGQETADSLVEVTAWDWSSGRMVTLDASACGLGHRTSVFKRSRRWTLLSLVFALRRSELSAPVGYRPVAAALDVPVGSRVPLEEVAQAVLTVRRSKGMVLGCSGTDNRSVGSVFLSPEISPAQADGLRAQNAPVNHFPDGSVRVSASWLIRRAGFALRSPVVPGVRLSSLHYTLVAEEGASAAAFTEAIDIVFRQVLRRTGVRLTSEIDLL; encoded by the coding sequence ATGCCCCTACGGCACGGACTGAGCGCGGGCCCGGCACCCCCCGCTGCACACCCGCCCCCGGGACCCCCTCTGACACGGAACGGAATCCAGGAGAAACAGGACCCTATGCGAGTCACTCACGCGGTACCGCTTGCCCCGATGACGACGCTGGGCATCGGAGGACCGGCCGCGGCCCTGATGGAGCTGCACGACCCCGCGGACTTCCCCGAGTTCGTCGCCCTGGCCGACGCCTTGCCCGGCGCGCCGGTCTGCCTGGGCGAGGGGAGCAATGTGCTGGTCAGCGATGCCGGATGCGACGGTGCCGTGCTGCGCATGAGCACCAAGGGCGTACGGATGACGGGGAGCACGGCGGACGGACGGGTGCTGGTCGAGGTGCAGGCCGGTCATCTGCTCTCCGACCTGGTCGACATGACCATCGCCGAGGGCCTCACCGGCATGGAGATGCTGGTGGGCATCCCCGGGACCACCGGCGCCACACCGGTCCAGAACGTCGGTGCCTACGGTCAGGAGACCGCCGACAGCCTGGTGGAAGTGACCGCGTGGGACTGGTCGTCGGGCCGGATGGTCACCCTCGATGCCTCGGCGTGCGGGCTGGGCCACCGCACCAGCGTCTTCAAACGCTCCCGCCGCTGGACGCTGCTGAGCCTGGTCTTCGCGCTGCGCCGGTCCGAGCTGAGCGCACCGGTCGGCTACCGTCCGGTCGCCGCCGCACTCGACGTGCCGGTGGGGAGCCGGGTCCCCCTGGAGGAGGTGGCGCAGGCGGTGCTGACCGTGCGGCGGAGCAAGGGCATGGTGCTCGGCTGCAGCGGCACCGACAACCGGTCGGTCGGCAGTGTGTTCCTCAGCCCCGAGATCTCCCCCGCCCAGGCCGACGGCCTGCGCGCGCAGAACGCTCCGGTGAACCACTTCCCGGACGGCTCGGTGCGGGTGAGTGCGAGCTGGCTCATCCGCCGGGCCGGGTTCGCGCTGCGCAGCCCGGTCGTGCCGGGCGTGCGGCTGTCCTCGCTGCACTACACGCTGGTGGCCGAAGAGGGCGCGAGTGCCGCCGCCTTCACCGAGGCGATCGACATCGTGTTCCGGCAGGTCCTGCGGCGCACCGGGGTACGGCTGACCTCGGAGATCGACCTCCTGTGA
- the rocD gene encoding ornithine--oxo-acid transaminase, with amino-acid sequence MTTTDTHGTPHPGPATQHHVSLAETATARNYQPLPVVLASGQGAWVTDVDGRRYLDCLAGYSALNFGHSHPRLTAAAQEQLGRLTLTSRAFHNDRLGPFCRDLAELAGMDLVLPMNTGAEAVETAIKVARKWGYERKGVAPDRATVIVADGNFHGRTTTIVSFSTDPVARDGFGPFTPGFRTVPYGDSAALEAAVDENTVAVLLEPIQGEAGVLIPPPGYLQAVRDVCTRENVLFIADEIQSGLGRTGTTFACDAEGVTPDVYVLGKALGGGIVPVSAVVSRHDVLDVIRPGNHGSTFGGNPLAAAVGHAVVGLLRSGEYQARAAALGERLRGRLDGLIGRGAVAVRSRGLWAGIDLDPALMTGREACMRLLDRGVLAKDTHGSTLRLAPPLIIEAEQLDWMCDQLDDVLTQDGG; translated from the coding sequence ATGACCACCACCGACACACACGGCACACCCCACCCCGGCCCGGCCACCCAGCACCATGTGTCCCTGGCCGAGACGGCCACCGCCCGCAACTACCAGCCCCTGCCCGTCGTACTGGCCTCCGGCCAGGGCGCCTGGGTCACCGATGTCGACGGCCGCCGCTACCTGGACTGCCTGGCCGGATACTCGGCCCTCAACTTCGGCCACAGCCACCCCCGGCTGACCGCCGCGGCCCAGGAGCAGCTGGGCCGCCTCACCCTGACCAGCCGGGCGTTCCACAACGACCGCCTCGGCCCGTTCTGCCGGGACCTCGCCGAACTCGCCGGCATGGACCTCGTGCTGCCCATGAACACCGGCGCCGAGGCCGTCGAAACCGCGATCAAGGTCGCCCGCAAATGGGGCTATGAACGCAAGGGCGTCGCCCCGGACCGCGCCACCGTCATCGTCGCCGACGGCAACTTCCACGGGCGCACCACCACGATCGTCAGCTTCTCCACCGACCCTGTCGCCCGCGACGGCTTCGGCCCCTTCACCCCCGGCTTCCGCACTGTCCCCTACGGCGACAGCGCCGCGCTGGAAGCGGCGGTCGACGAGAACACCGTGGCCGTGCTCCTCGAACCCATCCAGGGTGAAGCCGGCGTACTCATCCCCCCGCCGGGCTACCTCCAGGCCGTACGGGACGTGTGCACTCGCGAGAACGTGCTGTTCATCGCGGACGAGATCCAGTCCGGCCTCGGCCGTACCGGCACCACCTTCGCCTGCGACGCCGAGGGCGTGACCCCGGACGTCTATGTCCTGGGCAAGGCCCTCGGCGGGGGCATCGTGCCCGTCTCCGCCGTGGTTTCCCGCCATGACGTCCTCGACGTCATCCGGCCCGGCAATCACGGCTCCACTTTCGGCGGCAACCCACTGGCGGCTGCCGTCGGGCATGCCGTGGTGGGGCTGCTGCGCAGCGGTGAATACCAGGCACGGGCGGCCGCACTGGGGGAGCGGCTGCGCGGACGGCTCGACGGACTGATCGGCCGCGGCGCCGTCGCCGTCAGATCCCGCGGCCTGTGGGCCGGCATCGACCTCGACCCCGCGCTGATGACCGGGCGCGAGGCCTGTATGCGGCTCCTGGACCGCGGTGTGCTCGCCAAGGACACCCATGGCTCCACCCTCCGGCTCGCCCCGCCGCTGATCATCGAAGCCGAGCAACTCGACTGGATGTGCGATCAGTTGGATGACGTCCTGACACAGGACGGAGGCTGA
- a CDS encoding M20 metallopeptidase family protein, producing the protein MTAHHLSSLAAALDEELPAAAALRHRIHARPCQSGAEAATRDRVLAALPAGATTKVAGSGAVVRIGGPGPAVAVRAELDALAVQEKTGAAWTSEHPGLMHACGHDVHLAALTALARALDRKGGPAPLLAVLQPREETYPSGAQDIVEDGILDREQCRSVIGAHVQPLLPAGTVACTSGGVNASADEFTVTVHGRGGHAAYPHLTRDPVVTLAHIVVALQSLVSRGTDPMSHVVLSVSTLAAGTAANVIPGTAEARGTLRALGTGDRETLHARLAEVAGLVAQAHGCTAQVDITRGEPVLDNDAALTAATGPLLGSLGLSVGDDLRSAGSDDFSFFCAQLPSLMLFVGTHGGTEQLHSPTFLPPDERIRDVAHAMLAGYLAAAELHT; encoded by the coding sequence ATGACCGCCCACCACCTGTCCTCCCTGGCCGCCGCGCTCGACGAGGAGTTGCCGGCTGCCGCGGCACTGCGCCACCGCATCCACGCCCGCCCCTGCCAGTCCGGCGCCGAGGCCGCCACCCGCGACCGCGTGCTCGCCGCACTGCCCGCCGGCGCCACCACCAAGGTCGCCGGCTCCGGCGCCGTCGTCCGGATCGGCGGACCGGGCCCGGCCGTCGCCGTCCGCGCCGAACTCGACGCCCTCGCCGTGCAGGAGAAGACCGGCGCGGCATGGACGTCCGAACACCCCGGCCTCATGCACGCCTGCGGCCACGACGTGCACCTGGCCGCGCTCACCGCCCTGGCCCGGGCCCTCGACCGGAAGGGCGGCCCGGCCCCCCTGCTGGCCGTCCTGCAGCCCAGAGAGGAGACCTACCCCTCCGGCGCCCAGGACATCGTCGAGGACGGCATCCTCGACCGGGAGCAGTGCCGGTCGGTGATCGGGGCGCATGTGCAGCCACTGCTGCCGGCCGGCACCGTCGCCTGCACCTCCGGAGGCGTCAACGCCTCCGCCGACGAGTTCACGGTCACGGTGCACGGCCGCGGCGGCCACGCCGCCTACCCGCACCTCACCCGCGACCCCGTCGTCACCCTGGCCCATATCGTCGTCGCCCTGCAGAGCCTGGTCAGCCGCGGCACGGACCCCATGTCCCACGTCGTCCTCAGCGTCAGCACCCTCGCGGCCGGCACCGCGGCCAACGTCATCCCCGGCACCGCGGAGGCCCGCGGCACACTGCGCGCGCTGGGCACCGGCGACCGCGAGACCCTGCACGCCCGGCTGGCCGAGGTCGCCGGACTGGTGGCGCAGGCCCACGGCTGCACCGCGCAGGTGGACATCACCCGCGGCGAGCCCGTGCTCGACAACGACGCGGCGCTGACAGCCGCCACCGGACCGCTGCTCGGTTCCCTGGGCCTGAGCGTCGGTGACGACCTGCGCTCGGCCGGCTCGGACGACTTCTCCTTCTTCTGCGCACAACTGCCGTCGCTGATGCTGTTCGTGGGCACCCACGGTGGCACCGAACAGCTGCACTCACCCACGTTCCTGCCGCCCGACGAACGGATCCGGGACGTTGCCCACGCCATGCTCGCCGGCTACCTCGCCGCCGCGGAACTCCACACCTGA